A stretch of the Aphis gossypii isolate Hap1 chromosome 2, ASM2018417v2, whole genome shotgun sequence genome encodes the following:
- the LOC114127361 gene encoding LIM/homeobox protein Lhx2 — MLKDIHSPGLVADPEDGSNGACCAGCGRSIDDRFYLSAVDMCWHIGCLQCAECKLPLDTELTCYSRHGNIYCKQDYYRLFSIKRCARCQGGIGACDLVMRAKDLVYHVECFACYACGAVLCKGDYYGVRDGAVFCRPDYERLKHRDMACDLEPMCSPPRAAGHHWPSVHKGRPRKKRNVQMLSPPMATADCNGLTELNVLSIPQSTLEVMQATDLSSSMESLTYETSSLSSPTNSSTMGTTGSMSQQQHQQTRTKRMRTSFKHHQLRTMKSYFNINQNPDAKDLKQLAQKTGLSKRVLQVWFQNARAKWRRNIMRQENNQMVTSSMSNQNQTTPSDPDLIRGHTQTSQGLNFVDLF; from the exons ATGCTGAAGGATATTCATAGTCCAGGATTGGTAGCCGATCCGGAGGACGGCAGCAACGGAGCTTGTTGCGCCGGTTGCGGTAGATCCATAGACGATCGTTTCTACTTATCCGCAGTGGACATGTGTTGGCACATCGGGTGTCTTCAATGTGCCGAATGTAAACTGCCACTAGACACAGAACTAACGTGTTATTCAAGGCACGGAAACATCTATTGCAAACAAGACTATTACag GTTGTTCTCGATAAAACGCTGCGCCCGGTGTCAGGGCGGGATCGGCGCTTGCGACCTAGTGATGAGAGCCAAAGATCTCGTGTACCACGTAGAGTGTTTTGCGTGTTATGCGTGCGGTGCGGTCCTGTGCAAAGGCGACTATTACGGAGTACGGGACGGTGCCGTTTTCTGTAGGCCTGACTACGAGCGTCTCAAGCACAGGGACATGGCGTGCGATCTGGAGCCGATGTGCAGCCCACCCCGGGCGGCAGGCCATCACTGGCCGTCGGTGCACAAGGGCAGGCCTCGGAAGAAGAGAAACGTTCAAATGCTGTCTCCACCCATGGCGACGGCCGATTGTAACGGACTTACCGAGCTCAACGTACTCAGCATACCGCAGTCGACATTGG aaGTCATGCAAGCCACAGACCTATCTTCATCGATGGAGTCATTAACTTACGAAACGTCCAGCTTGTCATCGCCCACAAACTCTTCGACGATGGGCACTACCGGTAGCATGTCACAGCAGCAACATCAGCAAACGCGAACGAAACGCATGCGAACGTCATTCAAACATCACCAGCTGCGCACAATGAAGTCGTACTTTAACATCAACCAAAACCCAGACGCCAAGGACTTAAAACAGCTGGCTCAAAAGACTGGACTGTCCAAACGAGTGCTACAG GTTTGGTTTCAAAACGCTAGAGCAAAATGGAGAAGAAACATTATGAGACAAGAGAACAACCAAATGGTAACCAGTTCCATGTCGAATCAAAATCAGACTACGCCGTCCGACCCCGATCTCATCAGGGGACACACCCAGACCTCGCAGGGTTTAAACTTTGTAGATCTCTTTTGA